One Pseudoliparis swirei isolate HS2019 ecotype Mariana Trench chromosome 4, NWPU_hadal_v1, whole genome shotgun sequence genomic window carries:
- the gas6 gene encoding growth arrest-specific protein 6 isoform X2, translated as MRLSPPAASLSPGALLILLLVRWSDSLSLSTQEANQFLSRHRRANQVFEETRQGHLERECVEEKCSKEEAREVFENDPETEYFYPKYLVCMKKFGDAEKKKQDLITCVHNIPDQCSPSPCYAGGTVRCEDKKGDFLCHCFTGWAGPRCDEDVDECSKRNGGCDHECNNTMGSYRCSCHQGYMLLGRHMCNDVDECRDPGVCGTARCENTEGSYDCLCDVGYVYDNETKSCVDVDECDAGVCAEECLNTPGSFRCFCDGHQGMKLGQDLRSCKPITPCMSPSLKRNPRSLYLGRMFSGVPVVRLRFRRRIQTGFSAEFDFRSYDPEGVIFFAGGHINSSWIVLAMHYGKLELQLKYGTVSRVTSSGPLVNDGQWRKLSVEEQGRSLVIKIDREAVMKIAVNGDLFTLKKGMHELNLTLGGVPFREGGLVNQVNPRLDGCMKEWRWLTGDDTSIEETIRANDNMQCFSTENPGTYYPGTGFALFNISSESHNLSVQLTLRPTSAIGVLFALVHQDRVPLSIALADYHPGTDEWRDFVLVSVGDVIIASSPAPLCDGDSHEIHVTISGNQTLLLVDGHPGRSENTEIPFDALSQSSIFIGGLPDVSLVSTLVSAPYSGCMEKSTANHVHFPGPQTRHVL; from the exons ATGCGGCTGAGCCCGCCGGCCGCGTCCCTTTCCCCGGGCGCCCTGCTAATCCTGCTGCTGGTGCGCTGGTCCGACAGCC TTTCGCTGTCAACCCAAGAGGCGAACCAGTTTCTCAGCAGACACAGGAGAGCGAATCAAGTTTTCGAGGAGACAAGGCAAGGACACttggagagggagtgtgtggagGAAAAGTGCAGCAAAGAAGAGGCCAGAGAAGTGTTTGAAAACGACCCGGAGACG GAATACTTCTATCCCAAATATTTAG TGTGCATGAAGAAGTTTGGAGACGCTGAAAAGAAGAAACAGGATCTGATTACATGTGTTCACA ATATTCCAGACCAatgctctccttctccttgttATGCCGGAGGTACGGTGCGCTGCGAGGACAAAAAGGGCGACTTCCTCTGTCACTGTTTCACAGGCTGGGCAGGACCCAGATGTGATGAAG ATGTCGACGAGTGCAGCAAGAGAAATGGAGGCTGTGACCACGAGTGCAACAACACTATGGGCAGTTACCGCTGCTCCTGTCACCAAGGCTACATGTTATTAGGACGCCACATGTGTAACG ATGTGGACGAGTGTcgggacccaggtgtgtgtggaaCTGCACGGTGTGAGAATACGGAGGGCAGCTATGATTGCTTGTGCGATGTCGGCTATGTCTACGACAACGAAACCAAGAGCTGTGTTG ATGTGGATGAGTGTGATGCGGGTGTGTGCGCGGAGGAGTGTCTGAACACTCCGGGGAGTTTCCGTTGCTTCTGCGACGGTCATCAGGGCATGAAGCTGGGCCAGGACCTCAGGAGCTGTAAG CCCATCACTCCCTGTATGTCGCCGTCTCTGAAGAGGAACCCTCGTTCCCTCTACCTTGGCCGCATGTTCAGCGGTGTGCCGGTGGTCCGGCTGCGTTTCCGCCGGAGGATTCAAACTGG CTTTTCTGCAGAGTTTGACTTCCGCAGCTACGACCCTGAGGGGGTGATCTTCTTTGCCGGAGGTCACATAAACAGCTCATGGATTGTTCTGGCAATGCATTATGGGAAACTGGAACTACAGCTTAAATATGGCACCGTCAGCAGGGTCACCAGCAGCGGACCCCTCGTTAATGATGGGCAGTGGAGGAAA CTCTCGGTGGAGGAGCAGGGGCGGAGTCTAGTGATAAAGATCGACAGGGAGGCCGTCATGAAGATTGCCGTAAACGGTGATCTGTTTACGCTCAAGAAAGGCATGCACGAACTCAACCTCACCTTGGGAGGAGTCCCTTTCAGAGAGGGCGGCCTTGTCAACCAG GTGAATCCCCGTCTGGATGGCTGCATGAAGGAGTGGAGGTGGTTGACGGGTGACGATACGTCCATCGAAGAAACCATCCGGGCCAACGACAACATGCAGTGTTTCAGCACGGAGAATCCTGGAACCTATTACCCCGGCACAGGCTTCGCTCTCTTCAACATCAGCTCTG AGTCACACAACCTGAGCGTCCAGTTGACCCTGCGTCCAACTTCTGCCATCGGAGTGCTGTTTGCACTTGTTCACCAGGACAGAGTCCCTCTCTCCATCGCTCTGGCCGACTATCATCCCGGCACTGATGAATGGCGAGAT TTTGTTCTGGTATCcgtcggtgatgtcatcattgcCAGCTCTCCCGCCCCCCTGTGTGACGGCGACAGTCATGAAATCCATGTGACGATCTCGGGCAACCAAACCCTGCTGCTGGTCGACGGCCATCCTGGACGGAGTGAAAACACCGAAATTCCTTTTGACGCCCTTTCACAGTCCAGCATCTTCATCGGAGGCCTCCctg atgtttctctggtgtccacTCTGGTGTCGGCGCCCTACAGCGGCTGTATGGAG
- the gas6 gene encoding growth arrest-specific protein 6 isoform X1: MRLSPPAASLSPGALLILLLVRWSDSLSLSTQEANQFLSRHRRANQVFEETRQGHLERECVEEKCSKEEAREVFENDPETEYFYPKYLVCMKKFGDAEKKKQDLITCVHNIPDQCSPSPCYAGGTVRCEDKKGDFLCHCFTGWAGPRCDEDVDECSKRNGGCDHECNNTMGSYRCSCHQGYMLLGRHMCNDVDECRDPGVCGTARCENTEGSYDCLCDVGYVYDNETKSCVDVDECDAGVCAEECLNTPGSFRCFCDGHQGMKLGQDLRSCKPITPCMSPSLKRNPRSLYLGRMFSGVPVVRLRFRRRIQTGFSAEFDFRSYDPEGVIFFAGGHINSSWIVLAMHYGKLELQLKYGTVSRVTSSGPLVNDGQWRKLSVEEQGRSLVIKIDREAVMKIAVNGDLFTLKKGMHELNLTLGGVPFREGGLVNQVNPRLDGCMKEWRWLTGDDTSIEETIRANDNMQCFSTENPGTYYPGTGFALFNISSESHNLSVQLTLRPTSAIGVLFALVHQDRVPLSIALADYHPGTDEWRDFVLVSVGDVIIASSPAPLCDGDSHEIHVTISGNQTLLLVDGHPGRSENTEIPFDALSQSSIFIGGLPDVSLVSTLVSAPYSGCMEVSVNGQSLDLDQAIHKHNDIRSHSCPLLDSHQ; encoded by the exons ATGCGGCTGAGCCCGCCGGCCGCGTCCCTTTCCCCGGGCGCCCTGCTAATCCTGCTGCTGGTGCGCTGGTCCGACAGCC TTTCGCTGTCAACCCAAGAGGCGAACCAGTTTCTCAGCAGACACAGGAGAGCGAATCAAGTTTTCGAGGAGACAAGGCAAGGACACttggagagggagtgtgtggagGAAAAGTGCAGCAAAGAAGAGGCCAGAGAAGTGTTTGAAAACGACCCGGAGACG GAATACTTCTATCCCAAATATTTAG TGTGCATGAAGAAGTTTGGAGACGCTGAAAAGAAGAAACAGGATCTGATTACATGTGTTCACA ATATTCCAGACCAatgctctccttctccttgttATGCCGGAGGTACGGTGCGCTGCGAGGACAAAAAGGGCGACTTCCTCTGTCACTGTTTCACAGGCTGGGCAGGACCCAGATGTGATGAAG ATGTCGACGAGTGCAGCAAGAGAAATGGAGGCTGTGACCACGAGTGCAACAACACTATGGGCAGTTACCGCTGCTCCTGTCACCAAGGCTACATGTTATTAGGACGCCACATGTGTAACG ATGTGGACGAGTGTcgggacccaggtgtgtgtggaaCTGCACGGTGTGAGAATACGGAGGGCAGCTATGATTGCTTGTGCGATGTCGGCTATGTCTACGACAACGAAACCAAGAGCTGTGTTG ATGTGGATGAGTGTGATGCGGGTGTGTGCGCGGAGGAGTGTCTGAACACTCCGGGGAGTTTCCGTTGCTTCTGCGACGGTCATCAGGGCATGAAGCTGGGCCAGGACCTCAGGAGCTGTAAG CCCATCACTCCCTGTATGTCGCCGTCTCTGAAGAGGAACCCTCGTTCCCTCTACCTTGGCCGCATGTTCAGCGGTGTGCCGGTGGTCCGGCTGCGTTTCCGCCGGAGGATTCAAACTGG CTTTTCTGCAGAGTTTGACTTCCGCAGCTACGACCCTGAGGGGGTGATCTTCTTTGCCGGAGGTCACATAAACAGCTCATGGATTGTTCTGGCAATGCATTATGGGAAACTGGAACTACAGCTTAAATATGGCACCGTCAGCAGGGTCACCAGCAGCGGACCCCTCGTTAATGATGGGCAGTGGAGGAAA CTCTCGGTGGAGGAGCAGGGGCGGAGTCTAGTGATAAAGATCGACAGGGAGGCCGTCATGAAGATTGCCGTAAACGGTGATCTGTTTACGCTCAAGAAAGGCATGCACGAACTCAACCTCACCTTGGGAGGAGTCCCTTTCAGAGAGGGCGGCCTTGTCAACCAG GTGAATCCCCGTCTGGATGGCTGCATGAAGGAGTGGAGGTGGTTGACGGGTGACGATACGTCCATCGAAGAAACCATCCGGGCCAACGACAACATGCAGTGTTTCAGCACGGAGAATCCTGGAACCTATTACCCCGGCACAGGCTTCGCTCTCTTCAACATCAGCTCTG AGTCACACAACCTGAGCGTCCAGTTGACCCTGCGTCCAACTTCTGCCATCGGAGTGCTGTTTGCACTTGTTCACCAGGACAGAGTCCCTCTCTCCATCGCTCTGGCCGACTATCATCCCGGCACTGATGAATGGCGAGAT TTTGTTCTGGTATCcgtcggtgatgtcatcattgcCAGCTCTCCCGCCCCCCTGTGTGACGGCGACAGTCATGAAATCCATGTGACGATCTCGGGCAACCAAACCCTGCTGCTGGTCGACGGCCATCCTGGACGGAGTGAAAACACCGAAATTCCTTTTGACGCCCTTTCACAGTCCAGCATCTTCATCGGAGGCCTCCctg atgtttctctggtgtccacTCTGGTGTCGGCGCCCTACAGCGGCTGTATGGAGGTCAGTGTTAACGGACAGTCTCTGGACTTGGACCAGGCCATCCACAAACACAACGACATCCGCTCACACtcctgccccctgctggactcTCACCAGTGA
- the gas6 gene encoding growth arrest-specific protein 6 isoform X3, which produces MRLSPPAASLSPGALLILLLVRWSDSLSLSTQEANQFLSRHRRANQVFEETRQGHLERECVEEKCSKEEAREVFENDPETEYFYPKYLVCMKKFGDAEKKKQDLITCVHNIPDQCSPSPCYAGGTVRCEDKKGDFLCHCFTGWAGPRCDEDVDECSKRNGGCDHECNNTMGSYRCSCHQGYMLLGRHMCNDVDECRDPGVCGTARCENTEGSYDCLCDVGYVYDNETKSCVDVDECDAGVCAEECLNTPGSFRCFCDGHQGMKLGQDLRSCKPITPCMSPSLKRNPRSLYLGRMFSGVPVVRLRFRRRIQTGFSAEFDFRSYDPEGVIFFAGGHINSSWIVLAMHYGKLELQLKYGTVSRVTSSGPLVNDGQWRKLSVEEQGRSLVIKIDREAVMKIAVNGDLFTLKKGMHELNLTLGGVPFREGGLVNQVNPRLDGCMKEWRWLTGDDTSIEETIRANDNMQCFSTENPGTYYPGTGFALFNISSESHNLSVQLTLRPTSAIGVLFALVHQDRVPLSIALADYHPGTDEWRDFVLVSVGDVIIASSPAPLCDGDSHEIHVTISGNQTLLLVDGHPGRSENTEIPFDALSQSSIFIGGLPDVSLVSTLVSAPYSGCMEEIGRCRGSSADARFWF; this is translated from the exons ATGCGGCTGAGCCCGCCGGCCGCGTCCCTTTCCCCGGGCGCCCTGCTAATCCTGCTGCTGGTGCGCTGGTCCGACAGCC TTTCGCTGTCAACCCAAGAGGCGAACCAGTTTCTCAGCAGACACAGGAGAGCGAATCAAGTTTTCGAGGAGACAAGGCAAGGACACttggagagggagtgtgtggagGAAAAGTGCAGCAAAGAAGAGGCCAGAGAAGTGTTTGAAAACGACCCGGAGACG GAATACTTCTATCCCAAATATTTAG TGTGCATGAAGAAGTTTGGAGACGCTGAAAAGAAGAAACAGGATCTGATTACATGTGTTCACA ATATTCCAGACCAatgctctccttctccttgttATGCCGGAGGTACGGTGCGCTGCGAGGACAAAAAGGGCGACTTCCTCTGTCACTGTTTCACAGGCTGGGCAGGACCCAGATGTGATGAAG ATGTCGACGAGTGCAGCAAGAGAAATGGAGGCTGTGACCACGAGTGCAACAACACTATGGGCAGTTACCGCTGCTCCTGTCACCAAGGCTACATGTTATTAGGACGCCACATGTGTAACG ATGTGGACGAGTGTcgggacccaggtgtgtgtggaaCTGCACGGTGTGAGAATACGGAGGGCAGCTATGATTGCTTGTGCGATGTCGGCTATGTCTACGACAACGAAACCAAGAGCTGTGTTG ATGTGGATGAGTGTGATGCGGGTGTGTGCGCGGAGGAGTGTCTGAACACTCCGGGGAGTTTCCGTTGCTTCTGCGACGGTCATCAGGGCATGAAGCTGGGCCAGGACCTCAGGAGCTGTAAG CCCATCACTCCCTGTATGTCGCCGTCTCTGAAGAGGAACCCTCGTTCCCTCTACCTTGGCCGCATGTTCAGCGGTGTGCCGGTGGTCCGGCTGCGTTTCCGCCGGAGGATTCAAACTGG CTTTTCTGCAGAGTTTGACTTCCGCAGCTACGACCCTGAGGGGGTGATCTTCTTTGCCGGAGGTCACATAAACAGCTCATGGATTGTTCTGGCAATGCATTATGGGAAACTGGAACTACAGCTTAAATATGGCACCGTCAGCAGGGTCACCAGCAGCGGACCCCTCGTTAATGATGGGCAGTGGAGGAAA CTCTCGGTGGAGGAGCAGGGGCGGAGTCTAGTGATAAAGATCGACAGGGAGGCCGTCATGAAGATTGCCGTAAACGGTGATCTGTTTACGCTCAAGAAAGGCATGCACGAACTCAACCTCACCTTGGGAGGAGTCCCTTTCAGAGAGGGCGGCCTTGTCAACCAG GTGAATCCCCGTCTGGATGGCTGCATGAAGGAGTGGAGGTGGTTGACGGGTGACGATACGTCCATCGAAGAAACCATCCGGGCCAACGACAACATGCAGTGTTTCAGCACGGAGAATCCTGGAACCTATTACCCCGGCACAGGCTTCGCTCTCTTCAACATCAGCTCTG AGTCACACAACCTGAGCGTCCAGTTGACCCTGCGTCCAACTTCTGCCATCGGAGTGCTGTTTGCACTTGTTCACCAGGACAGAGTCCCTCTCTCCATCGCTCTGGCCGACTATCATCCCGGCACTGATGAATGGCGAGAT TTTGTTCTGGTATCcgtcggtgatgtcatcattgcCAGCTCTCCCGCCCCCCTGTGTGACGGCGACAGTCATGAAATCCATGTGACGATCTCGGGCAACCAAACCCTGCTGCTGGTCGACGGCCATCCTGGACGGAGTGAAAACACCGAAATTCCTTTTGACGCCCTTTCACAGTCCAGCATCTTCATCGGAGGCCTCCctg atgtttctctggtgtccacTCTGGTGTCGGCGCCCTACAGCGGCTGTATGGAG GAGATCGGCAGGTGTCGTGGCAGCAGTGCAGACGCtcggttctggttctga
- the gas6 gene encoding growth arrest-specific protein 6 isoform X4 produces the protein MRLSPPAASLSPGALLILLLVRWSDSLSLSTQEANQFLSRHRRANQVFEETRQGHLERECVEEKCSKEEAREVFENDPETEYFYPKYLVCMKKFGDAEKKKQDLITCVHNIPDQCSPSPCYAGGTVRCEDKKGDFLCHCFTGWAGPRCDEDVDECSKRNGGCDHECNNTMGSYRCSCHQGYMLLGRHMCNDVDECRDPGVCGTARCENTEGSYDCLCDVGYVYDNETKSCVDVDECDAGVCAEECLNTPGSFRCFCDGHQGMKLGQDLRSCKPITPCMSPSLKRNPRSLYLGRMFSGVPVVRLRFRRRIQTGFSAEFDFRSYDPEGVIFFAGGHINSSWIVLAMHYGKLELQLKYGTVSRVTSSGPLVNDGQWRKLSVEEQGRSLVIKIDREAVMKIAVNGDLFTLKKGMHELNLTLGGVPFREGGLVNQVNPRLDGCMKEWRWLTGDDTSIEETIRANDNMQCFSTENPGTYYPGTGFALFNISSESHNLSVQLTLRPTSAIGVLFALVHQDRVPLSIALADYHPGTDEWRDFVLVSVGDVIIASSPAPLCDGDSHEIHVTISGNQTLLLVDGHPGRSENTEIPFDALSQSSIFIGGLPDVSLVSTLVSAPYSGCME, from the exons ATGCGGCTGAGCCCGCCGGCCGCGTCCCTTTCCCCGGGCGCCCTGCTAATCCTGCTGCTGGTGCGCTGGTCCGACAGCC TTTCGCTGTCAACCCAAGAGGCGAACCAGTTTCTCAGCAGACACAGGAGAGCGAATCAAGTTTTCGAGGAGACAAGGCAAGGACACttggagagggagtgtgtggagGAAAAGTGCAGCAAAGAAGAGGCCAGAGAAGTGTTTGAAAACGACCCGGAGACG GAATACTTCTATCCCAAATATTTAG TGTGCATGAAGAAGTTTGGAGACGCTGAAAAGAAGAAACAGGATCTGATTACATGTGTTCACA ATATTCCAGACCAatgctctccttctccttgttATGCCGGAGGTACGGTGCGCTGCGAGGACAAAAAGGGCGACTTCCTCTGTCACTGTTTCACAGGCTGGGCAGGACCCAGATGTGATGAAG ATGTCGACGAGTGCAGCAAGAGAAATGGAGGCTGTGACCACGAGTGCAACAACACTATGGGCAGTTACCGCTGCTCCTGTCACCAAGGCTACATGTTATTAGGACGCCACATGTGTAACG ATGTGGACGAGTGTcgggacccaggtgtgtgtggaaCTGCACGGTGTGAGAATACGGAGGGCAGCTATGATTGCTTGTGCGATGTCGGCTATGTCTACGACAACGAAACCAAGAGCTGTGTTG ATGTGGATGAGTGTGATGCGGGTGTGTGCGCGGAGGAGTGTCTGAACACTCCGGGGAGTTTCCGTTGCTTCTGCGACGGTCATCAGGGCATGAAGCTGGGCCAGGACCTCAGGAGCTGTAAG CCCATCACTCCCTGTATGTCGCCGTCTCTGAAGAGGAACCCTCGTTCCCTCTACCTTGGCCGCATGTTCAGCGGTGTGCCGGTGGTCCGGCTGCGTTTCCGCCGGAGGATTCAAACTGG CTTTTCTGCAGAGTTTGACTTCCGCAGCTACGACCCTGAGGGGGTGATCTTCTTTGCCGGAGGTCACATAAACAGCTCATGGATTGTTCTGGCAATGCATTATGGGAAACTGGAACTACAGCTTAAATATGGCACCGTCAGCAGGGTCACCAGCAGCGGACCCCTCGTTAATGATGGGCAGTGGAGGAAA CTCTCGGTGGAGGAGCAGGGGCGGAGTCTAGTGATAAAGATCGACAGGGAGGCCGTCATGAAGATTGCCGTAAACGGTGATCTGTTTACGCTCAAGAAAGGCATGCACGAACTCAACCTCACCTTGGGAGGAGTCCCTTTCAGAGAGGGCGGCCTTGTCAACCAG GTGAATCCCCGTCTGGATGGCTGCATGAAGGAGTGGAGGTGGTTGACGGGTGACGATACGTCCATCGAAGAAACCATCCGGGCCAACGACAACATGCAGTGTTTCAGCACGGAGAATCCTGGAACCTATTACCCCGGCACAGGCTTCGCTCTCTTCAACATCAGCTCTG AGTCACACAACCTGAGCGTCCAGTTGACCCTGCGTCCAACTTCTGCCATCGGAGTGCTGTTTGCACTTGTTCACCAGGACAGAGTCCCTCTCTCCATCGCTCTGGCCGACTATCATCCCGGCACTGATGAATGGCGAGAT TTTGTTCTGGTATCcgtcggtgatgtcatcattgcCAGCTCTCCCGCCCCCCTGTGTGACGGCGACAGTCATGAAATCCATGTGACGATCTCGGGCAACCAAACCCTGCTGCTGGTCGACGGCCATCCTGGACGGAGTGAAAACACCGAAATTCCTTTTGACGCCCTTTCACAGTCCAGCATCTTCATCGGAGGCCTCCctg atgtttctctggtgtccacTCTGGTGTCGGCGCCCTACAGCGGCTGTATGGAG